From one Paramormyrops kingsleyae isolate MSU_618 chromosome 1, PKINGS_0.4, whole genome shotgun sequence genomic stretch:
- the palld gene encoding palladin isoform X6: MQTASTFNYARPKQFIAAQSPGTCQSPSPGSSSSTLSSPLSPPLGRVGPPLFQQPQQSGSDAESPVSPSFPPPPPPFLGPAPVISPGQEFPPPPPPPPPAPSSGPMSPTPSEGSVFSAPQSPAGFLVSVLPSQPQTPPVNALGLPKGNGIAGFPRKMTRTPRIASDSEIQGSKDAVIQDLERKLRFKEERMSNGQQKLTYEEKMARRLLGADNAATVFNVQEPEENVTQEGSPSDIDIVPQKEYKVSSFEQRLISEIEFRLERSPVEESDEDIQHDEDAPGQRVAPFFDQKLKHLKVFEGMPVTFTCKVIGDPKPKIYWFKDGKQISKRSEHYRIGREPDGTCTLHTAAALLDDDGNYTIMASNPEGRTSCTGRMMVQAVNQRGRSHRATPGHIRRPRSRSRDSAEENDNIQERHFRPHFLQAPGDLIVQEGKLCRMDCKVSGLPTPDLIWQLNGQTIRPDSAHKMLVRENGVHSLVIEPVTSRDAGIYTCIASNRAGQNSFNLELIVAAKEMHQAPSFVEKLQNTSVAEGHPVRLECRIAGVPFPQIFWKKENESLTHNTERLSMHQDNHGYICMIIQPAYKEDAGWYTVSAKNEAGIVSNTARLDIHTQWQQTQTAKPRKVRPSASRYAALTEKGLDVKAAFFPDSSPVHHPGGLVESDDL; this comes from the exons ATGCAGACGGCCAGCACCTTCAACTACGCCCGGCCCAAGCAGTTCATCGCAGCCCAGAGCCCTGGGACCTGTCAGTCGCCTTCCCCGGGCTCATCAAGCTCCACACTCTCCTCCCCGTTGTCCCCACCCCTCGGAAGGGTGGGGCCGCCCCTCTTCCAGCAGCCTCAGCAAAGCGGAAGTGATGCCGAGTcacctgtctctccctctttccctccccctcccccgcccttCCTTGGCCCCGCCCCCGTAATCTCCCCTGGCCAGGAAtttcccccaccaccacctccgcCCCCCCCTGCTCCATCTAGCGGGCCCATGTCCCCCACGCCTTCCGAAGGCTCTGTCTTCTCTGCCCCCCAGTCTCCAGCCGGCTTCCTGGTGTCAGTCCTGCCCTCCCAGCCGCAGACCCCCCCAGTCAATGCTCTGGGGCTGCCCAAAGGCAATGGAATTGC GGGATTCCCTCGAAAGATGACAAGGACTCCTCGTATTGCCTCTGACTCTGAGATCCAGGGTTCGAAGGATGCGGTCATCCAGGACTTGGAGAGAAAGCTGCGCTTCAAGGAGGAGCGTATGAGTAATGGCCAGCAG AAGCTAACCTACGAGGAGAAGATGGCCCGCAGGCTCCTGGGGGCCGACAACGCAGCAACTGTTTTTAACGTGCAGGAGCCAGAGGAAAATGTCACACAG GAGGGCAGTCCATCAGACATAGACATTGTTCCTCAAAAG GAGTACAAGGTATCCAGCTTCGAGCAGCGTCTGATCAGCGAGATCGAGTTCCGCCTGGAGCGCTCTCCCGTGGAAGAGTCGGACGAGGACATACAGCATGACGAGGATGCCCCTGGCCAGAGAGTGGCTCCATTCTTTGACCAGAAGCTCAAACATCTCAAGGTGTTTGAGGGGATGCCCGTCACCTTCACCTGCAAAGTCATCGGTGACCCCAAGCCAAAG ATCTACTGGTTCAAAGATGGGAAGCAGATCTCCAAGCGCAGTGAGCACTACCGTATTGGGCGCGAGCCCGATGGCACCTGCACCCTGCATACCGCCGCCGCCCTGCTGGACGATGATGGAAACTACACTATTATGGCTAGCAACCCAGAG GGGAGGACCAGCTGTACGGGAAGGATGATGGTCCAGGCTGTCAACCAGAGGGGGCGAAGCCATCGAGCCACACCTGGACACATCCGCAG GCCCCGCTCCAGGTCCCGCGACAGTGCTGAGGAGAACGACAACATCCAGGAGCGCCACTTCCGACCTCACTTCCTGCAGGCCCCTGGTGACCTCATTGTGCAGGAGGGAAAGCTGTGTCGGATGGATTGCAAG GTCAGCGGCCTTCCAACACCAGACCTCATCTGGCAGCTTAACGGGCAGACAATCCGACCTGACAGTGCCCACAAAATGCTGGTGCGGGAGAATGGTGTCCATTCGCTGGTCATCGAGCCAGTCACCTCCCGCGACGCTGGCATTTATACCTGCATTGCCAGCAACCGTGCTGGCCAGAACTCCTTCAACCTGGAGCTCATCGTTGCAG CCAAAGAGATGCACCAGGCTCCATCCTTCGTGGAGAAGCTGCAGAACACAAGTGTAGCCGAGGGGCACCCCGTGCGCCTGGAATGCCGCATTGCAGGCGTCCCTTTCCCCCAGATCTTCTGGAAGAAAGAGAATGAGTCACTCACTCACAACACTGAGAGGCTCAG catgcaccaggACAACCATGGTTACATCTGCATGATCATTCAGCCAGCATATAAGGAGGATGCGGGATGGTACACAGTCTCTGCCAAGAATGAGGCCGGCATTGTGTCCAACACGGCTCGCCTGGACATCCACA